The following coding sequences are from one bacterium window:
- a CDS encoding YeiH family protein — MTDRDRGRTDTADTADPTDQRGWSELFRTEDYWAIWLGLALIAASLIVYLPRPPAGMDASLATANATLRSEEAASPLRTVAWYEALDAKAGLKGTGEPHGKTLTRLLATPHGWRADPLHSLISDDARAAAQRAGAAAKSARRAAAAAAAREAAQTAETVAREAGYADASLNEAARTKIADWREARSAAASAAKGTKVAAHNLLPGLAAVCAFLALLFGVGIRCMGGSIWRFCRGFPFVFAIAVLAYMASQQALMREYGIGYAAWAILFGMLISNTVGTPRWVVPAVQTEFFIKAGLVLLGAEILFGKIVTIGIPGIFVAWLVTPVVLIFGFIIGDRWLKMPSKTLNVTICAAASVCGVSAAIATAAACRAKKEELTLAVGLSLIFTSLMMIGMPAFIKAVGMGQVLGGAWMGGTIDATGAVAAAGAFLGEKALYTSATIKMIQNVMIGVVAFGVALYWTMRVERRSGVAVGKMEIWYRFPKFVLGFVGVSIVFSIIYGLMGDDAGYTLIDHGVIRGGTKLLRGWLFCLAFVSIGLATNFRELADQFRGGKPLILYAGTQGFNLLLTLLIAWLAFYKVFPHITEKI, encoded by the coding sequence GTGACTGACAGGGATCGTGGGCGAACGGACACGGCCGACACTGCGGATCCGACGGATCAGCGGGGCTGGTCCGAGCTCTTCCGCACGGAGGACTACTGGGCGATCTGGCTGGGATTGGCCCTGATCGCCGCCTCCCTGATCGTCTACCTGCCCCGTCCGCCGGCCGGCATGGACGCGTCGCTCGCCACGGCCAACGCGACCCTGCGGAGCGAGGAGGCGGCGTCCCCGTTGCGGACGGTGGCCTGGTACGAGGCCCTCGACGCCAAGGCCGGGCTGAAGGGGACCGGCGAGCCCCACGGCAAGACGCTCACCCGGCTCCTGGCGACTCCCCACGGCTGGCGGGCCGATCCCCTGCACAGCCTGATCAGCGACGACGCCCGCGCCGCGGCGCAGAGAGCCGGCGCGGCGGCGAAGTCCGCCCGGAGAGCGGCAGCGGCGGCCGCCGCCAGGGAGGCGGCGCAAACGGCGGAGACCGTCGCCCGCGAGGCGGGCTACGCGGATGCGTCCCTGAACGAGGCCGCCCGGACGAAGATCGCGGACTGGCGCGAAGCCAGGTCGGCCGCGGCGAGCGCTGCGAAGGGAACCAAGGTCGCGGCCCACAACCTGCTGCCGGGCCTCGCCGCGGTGTGCGCGTTTCTGGCGCTTCTGTTCGGCGTCGGCATCCGTTGCATGGGCGGCTCGATATGGCGGTTCTGCCGGGGCTTCCCGTTCGTCTTCGCGATCGCCGTGCTGGCCTACATGGCCTCCCAACAGGCTCTGATGAGGGAATACGGCATCGGGTACGCGGCCTGGGCGATCCTCTTCGGCATGCTGATCAGCAACACGGTGGGCACGCCCCGCTGGGTCGTACCCGCGGTGCAGACCGAGTTCTTCATCAAGGCCGGTCTGGTGCTGCTGGGCGCGGAGATCCTGTTCGGCAAGATCGTCACCATCGGCATCCCCGGCATCTTCGTGGCCTGGCTGGTGACGCCGGTCGTGCTGATCTTCGGTTTCATCATCGGCGACCGCTGGCTCAAGATGCCCAGCAAGACCCTGAACGTGACCATCTGCGCCGCGGCCTCGGTCTGCGGCGTGTCGGCAGCCATCGCCACGGCCGCGGCCTGCCGCGCCAAGAAGGAGGAGCTGACCCTGGCCGTGGGCCTCTCCTTGATCTTCACCTCGTTGATGATGATCGGCATGCCGGCGTTCATCAAGGCGGTGGGCATGGGCCAGGTGCTCGGCGGCGCCTGGATGGGCGGCACCATCGACGCCACCGGCGCCGTGGCGGCCGCGGGCGCGTTTCTGGGGGAGAAGGCCCTCTACACCTCGGCCACCATCAAGATGATCCAGAACGTCATGATCGGCGTGGTCGCCTTCGGCGTGGCCCTGTACTGGACCATGCGGGTGGAGCGCCGCTCCGGCGTCGCGGTCGGCAAGATGGAGATCTGGTACCGCTTCCCCAAGTTCGTGCTCGGCTTCGTCGGCGTCTCGATCGTCTTCTCGATCATCTACGGCCTGATGGGGGACGACGCGGGGTACACCCTGATCGACCACGGCGTCATCCGCGGCGGCACCAAGCTGCTGCGCGGCTGGCTGTTCTGCCTGGCGTTCGTGAGCATCGGGCTGGCCACCAACTTCCGCGAGCTGGCGGACCAGTTCAGGGGCGGCAAGCCGCTGATCCTGTACGCGGGCACCCAGGGCTTCAACCTGTTGCTGACGCTGCTGATCGCCTGGCTGGCGTTCTACAAGGTCTTTCCGCACATCACGGAGAAGATCTGA
- a CDS encoding phosphatidate cytidylyltransferase: MPEHLSSVEWARLGWREFTPLVMLMSLSVLLLFVRLSRGRLRPPGYLRYLWAFLLVFAVADFVSFTPAVWLLAFISFRALREYFSLVDLRPEDRLGVLGAYLSIPFMIYLVQIGWYGFFIISIPVYAFIVIPYLVTVFDEDGRGSLLSIGIIDFGLFFFVYCLGHLAYLAYYSSWLALLLLLPVAFCKFVSTRCSRWGRLPGLLIGLPAVVGLSLLLRPWTGVPCGPAIFVGVLIPVLVQMGERTVAMIERDLGIDAGNLEPGRGRVLDALAAYLFAAPIVFHYLRWIMKFDELVLGHGA, encoded by the coding sequence GTGCCGGAACATCTTTCGAGCGTCGAATGGGCCCGACTCGGCTGGCGGGAATTCACCCCGCTGGTCATGCTGATGAGCCTGAGCGTCCTCCTGCTTTTCGTCCGCCTGAGCCGCGGGCGTCTGCGGCCACCCGGTTACCTGCGCTATCTCTGGGCCTTCCTGCTCGTCTTCGCCGTCGCCGACTTCGTCTCCTTCACGCCGGCCGTCTGGCTGCTGGCCTTCATCTCCTTCCGGGCCCTGCGCGAGTACTTCTCCCTGGTCGACCTCCGCCCGGAAGACCGCCTCGGCGTGCTGGGCGCCTACCTCTCGATCCCCTTCATGATCTACCTCGTGCAGATCGGCTGGTACGGGTTCTTCATCATCTCGATCCCTGTCTACGCCTTCATAGTGATTCCATATCTCGTCACGGTTTTCGACGAGGACGGCCGGGGCAGCCTGCTCTCCATCGGCATTATCGACTTCGGCCTTTTCTTCTTCGTCTATTGCCTCGGCCACCTGGCCTACCTCGCCTACTACTCCTCCTGGCTCGCGCTTCTGCTTCTGCTCCCGGTCGCGTTCTGCAAGTTCGTGTCGACCCGCTGTTCGCGCTGGGGGCGGCTGCCCGGACTTCTGATCGGCCTGCCCGCCGTCGTCGGTCTCTCCCTGCTGTTGCGGCCCTGGACCGGCGTGCCCTGCGGACCGGCGATCTTCGTCGGCGTGCTGATCCCGGTGCTCGTACAGATGGGAGAGCGCACGGTCGCCATGATCGAGCGGGACCTGGGTATCGACGCGGGCAACCTGGAGCCCGGCCGCGGCCGCGTGCTGGACGCACTGGCAGCCTACCTTTTCGCGGCACCGATCGTCTTCCACTACCTGCGCTGGATCATGAAGTTCGACGAGCTGGTGCTGGGCCATGGCGCATAG